In the genome of Methanobacterium spitsbergense, one region contains:
- a CDS encoding glycosyltransferase, giving the protein MENNKCCAIVLNYNSIDDTKELVFNLQILDNLDEIVIVDNDSPDHSFIKLKEFFRGFTDVYVVKTDKNRGYSYGNNYGAKFILNNFESKYILITNPDVTIPNKNFVKNIVKYLERDPKLAAVTGLMLNYNENLIFSQIAWRIPSFFNYIFMSSDLVRKMYNPIKYKYLDFIGVNEGLSYVECLPGSCFVIRSEILRKVGFFDENLFLYCEEVVLAKKIEQLGLTNGLSFNDFFIHKHFEKRSINDEIKLYLLLSKSRFYYTFNYTKFGKILSPIHLLSILLGMIEKLIILSVKILSQEIVKWLK; this is encoded by the coding sequence ATGGAGAATAATAAATGCTGTGCAATTGTTTTAAACTATAATTCAATTGATGATACAAAGGAACTAGTTTTTAATCTACAAATACTTGACAATCTTGATGAAATAGTTATTGTTGATAATGATTCCCCTGATCACTCTTTTATTAAACTTAAAGAATTTTTTAGAGGTTTTACTGATGTATATGTTGTTAAAACAGATAAGAATAGGGGATATTCTTATGGAAATAATTATGGAGCAAAATTTATTTTAAATAATTTTGAATCTAAGTATATATTAATTACTAACCCTGATGTAACTATCCCAAATAAAAATTTTGTTAAGAATATTGTTAAATATTTAGAACGTGATCCTAAGTTAGCTGCTGTAACTGGTTTAATGCTAAATTACAATGAAAACCTTATTTTTTCCCAAATTGCTTGGAGAATACCGAGTTTTTTTAATTATATTTTTATGAGTTCAGATTTGGTGAGAAAAATGTATAATCCCATTAAATATAAATATTTAGATTTTATTGGCGTAAATGAAGGATTAAGCTATGTTGAATGTTTACCAGGATCATGTTTTGTTATAAGATCAGAAATTTTAAGGAAAGTAGGATTTTTTGATGAAAATTTATTTTTATATTGTGAAGAAGTGGTATTAGCAAAAAAAATCGAACAATTAGGTCTTACTAATGGTTTGTCTTTTAATGATTTTTTCATTCACAAACACTTTGAAAAAAGGAGTATAAATGATGAAATTAAACTTTATTTATTGTTGAGTAAATCTAGATTTTATTACACCTTTAATTATACCAAATTTGGTAAGATATTATCGCCCATACATTTATTATCAATTTTATTGGGTATGATTGAAAAATTGATTATATTATCTGTTAAAATTTTATCACAGGAGATCGTTAAATGGCTAAAATAG